A single genomic interval of Aureliella helgolandensis harbors:
- a CDS encoding thioredoxin family protein: MAKVQVLGTGCAKCGYLLKNAQVAANERQAGDVVEKLDDMLQVHEFNPSALPALAIDGKVVTVGTLPSPSEIRQLIEQSQEVEE, encoded by the coding sequence ATGGCCAAAGTTCAAGTGCTCGGTACGGGCTGCGCGAAATGCGGCTACCTACTCAAGAATGCACAGGTGGCTGCAAACGAGCGACAGGCTGGCGATGTGGTCGAGAAGCTCGACGACATGCTGCAAGTCCACGAGTTCAACCCGTCAGCGCTACCCGCTCTGGCGATCGACGGCAAAGTCGTTACTGTGGGAACGCTACCATCACCGTCTGAAATTAGACAGCTTATTGAACAGTCGCAAGAAGTGGAGGAGTGA
- a CDS encoding low molecular weight phosphatase family protein — protein sequence MTSKQTEGNSTTFYPELKRYLTEAITRFEVIPNDRKGELAKVADYVRERLSKSEPAKLTFICTHNSRRSHLSQIWAQVAAEYYGLEGVETFSGGTEATAFNPRAVAAMQRCGLKIVADDPTATNPRYSVTTSDSSTPQVCFSKAYSDPPNPSKGYCAVMTCSQADDACPVVMGCDLRMPIRYEDPKVADDTELEAQRYDERSAQICSEMLYMMSLA from the coding sequence ATGACATCGAAGCAAACTGAAGGTAATTCGACTACCTTTTACCCCGAGTTAAAGCGTTACTTGACGGAAGCAATAACTCGTTTCGAGGTGATCCCTAACGATCGCAAGGGGGAGCTCGCCAAAGTTGCAGACTACGTGCGAGAACGCCTTTCGAAGTCCGAACCAGCTAAGCTGACCTTTATCTGCACACACAATTCACGACGTAGCCATCTGTCCCAGATCTGGGCGCAGGTAGCTGCCGAATACTATGGATTGGAGGGTGTTGAGACGTTCTCTGGCGGCACTGAAGCAACGGCCTTCAACCCGCGGGCTGTCGCCGCCATGCAGCGCTGTGGACTCAAGATCGTGGCGGATGATCCGACCGCGACCAATCCGCGCTACAGCGTCACCACCTCGGATTCATCCACACCGCAAGTTTGTTTCTCGAAGGCGTATAGCGACCCGCCGAATCCAAGTAAAGGATATTGCGCGGTGATGACTTGTTCGCAGGCCGATGACGCTTGTCCGGTTGTAATGGGCTGCGATCTTCGCATGCCGATCCGATATGAAGACCCGAAAGTAGCCGACGATACTGAGTTGGAAGCCCAGCGATACGACGAGCGCTCCGCTCAAATCTGTAGCGAAATGCTTTACATGATGTCCCTCGCATAG
- a CDS encoding thioredoxin family protein: protein MSTFKLLILGGVLAGLFSAGAVLKQSKGVAHSQACEGCESESCSSCADHLACSVDSGTGGDCLTCATACSKTGQGFEFNGEAPACSACASEPSDLLHPTGAVVPGEITVTGRESGLIKLADDDTFEEHIHAEAGTVLVDFYADWCGPCKIQGAILEELVPSLEHSTVVKVNVDESPRLARQFEITGIPALLVFRDGKLQATHLGVADSDEIAALIASE, encoded by the coding sequence ATGTCTACGTTCAAGTTGTTGATATTAGGGGGCGTGTTGGCCGGCCTGTTTTCTGCCGGGGCAGTCCTAAAACAGTCGAAGGGTGTTGCTCATAGCCAAGCGTGTGAGGGATGCGAATCTGAGTCTTGCTCGAGTTGTGCGGACCACTTGGCTTGCTCGGTAGACTCCGGCACTGGAGGAGACTGTTTGACGTGCGCTACAGCCTGCTCGAAAACAGGGCAGGGATTCGAGTTCAACGGTGAGGCACCGGCCTGCTCGGCTTGTGCCTCTGAACCGAGCGATCTGTTACACCCGACGGGAGCGGTTGTTCCAGGGGAAATCACGGTTACGGGACGCGAAAGCGGTCTAATCAAGCTCGCGGACGACGATACCTTTGAGGAACACATTCATGCAGAGGCCGGTACAGTGCTGGTTGACTTCTATGCTGATTGGTGCGGGCCATGCAAGATTCAAGGCGCAATCCTCGAAGAGCTCGTCCCGTCGCTTGAGCATTCGACAGTTGTCAAGGTAAATGTGGACGAGAGTCCGAGACTTGCCAGACAGTTTGAGATTACTGGAATTCCAGCACTCCTAGTATTCCGAGACGGAAAGCTGCAGGCAACGCATTTAGGCGTGGCCGATTCAGATGAAATCGCTGCTCTAATCGCCTCAGAGTAA
- a CDS encoding DUF547 domain-containing protein gives MSTKILITAGLLVAGLLWAVVSNRRTIAIKLYGPPTVDSVEAYGPLESDLTFDHSVLDRLLSEFVDDAGWVDYESLKDRQGELQTYIETLADAPFDDLGRNEKLALLINGYNAFTLELILEHYPVDSIQDIPTAQRWDDARWKLGGKLLSLSQIEHEQIRPKFKEPRVHFALVCAAIGCPPLRREAYVGSQLEEQLQSQTQYMHQHQTWFQLEPSASAVKLTQLYSWYGNDFEQSAGSVLKFVATCSVPLKREMDSGKNLGIDWLEYDWTLNSLSNRGAR, from the coding sequence ATGTCGACGAAAATTTTGATAACTGCCGGATTGCTTGTGGCTGGACTTCTTTGGGCCGTCGTATCCAATCGGCGCACAATCGCCATCAAACTATATGGTCCGCCGACGGTAGATTCTGTCGAGGCCTATGGCCCATTGGAAAGCGACTTGACATTCGATCATTCTGTCCTTGATCGGTTGTTGAGCGAATTCGTAGACGACGCTGGCTGGGTAGATTACGAGAGTCTAAAGGACCGCCAAGGGGAACTACAGACATATATCGAAACACTGGCCGATGCACCGTTCGATGATCTGGGACGCAATGAAAAACTGGCTTTGCTGATCAACGGTTACAACGCCTTCACCTTGGAATTGATTCTCGAACACTATCCAGTGGATAGCATTCAAGATATTCCAACTGCCCAACGTTGGGACGATGCAAGATGGAAGCTGGGCGGTAAGTTGTTGAGTCTCTCGCAAATCGAACATGAACAGATCCGCCCCAAGTTCAAGGAGCCTCGGGTGCATTTCGCGCTGGTCTGTGCTGCAATCGGTTGTCCACCACTTAGGAGGGAAGCCTATGTCGGATCGCAACTCGAAGAGCAATTGCAGTCTCAGACTCAGTATATGCACCAGCACCAAACCTGGTTTCAGTTGGAACCCAGTGCTTCAGCGGTGAAGCTTACGCAGCTCTACAGCTGGTACGGAAACGATTTTGAACAAAGTGCGGGTTCGGTGCTTAAGTTCGTCGCCACATGCTCGGTGCCTCTCAAGAGAGAAATGGATAGTGGGAAAAACCTAGGGATAGATTGGCTGGAATACGATTGGACTCTGAACTCATTGAGTAATCGCGGGGCTAGATGA
- a CDS encoding HPP family protein — MLPQTLTVLFLALISALATVTGVPLIFFPELAALAYEIFTNPGGKWARSPWYLAITPAIAGLAGVACAIALPYGYVSMLLAIGCSLGIVIVLRSPVAPAISAGVLPVVMAVDSWMYPFAILLGTSILALLSVQWRSWSRLGVPIERVEATDSNRNLPLLGYEWAFKLLLLIVILLVAVNGAGQRMILFPPLVVIAFEMFAYTSRCPWAKTPWRLPIVCTATALIGVLAVEVFGVGMVSTILTVSIGIAILRLIDQHVPPALAVGLIPQVMNAPGWNYPVAVGLGCSVLVAFFFATEALKPTFARFRHLRN, encoded by the coding sequence ATGCTGCCCCAAACCCTCACGGTCCTTTTCCTCGCATTGATTTCAGCATTGGCGACCGTCACAGGGGTACCCTTGATCTTCTTTCCAGAACTCGCGGCGCTAGCGTATGAGATTTTCACAAATCCAGGGGGTAAGTGGGCTCGATCTCCATGGTATCTAGCCATCACACCAGCCATCGCCGGCCTAGCTGGCGTAGCTTGTGCTATTGCGTTGCCATACGGGTACGTTTCAATGCTGTTGGCAATCGGATGTTCGCTGGGCATTGTAATCGTTCTTCGCTCACCAGTGGCTCCAGCCATCTCTGCCGGTGTCCTGCCGGTGGTGATGGCAGTGGACAGTTGGATGTACCCGTTCGCGATTCTATTAGGGACATCGATACTAGCGCTCTTAAGTGTGCAGTGGCGGTCCTGGAGTCGACTTGGCGTGCCGATCGAGCGGGTGGAGGCGACGGATAGCAATCGAAACCTGCCACTACTCGGTTATGAGTGGGCATTCAAATTGCTCTTGCTTATCGTGATTTTGCTCGTCGCGGTTAACGGCGCAGGTCAAAGGATGATTCTATTTCCGCCACTCGTCGTTATCGCCTTCGAAATGTTTGCTTATACATCTAGATGTCCGTGGGCGAAGACACCTTGGAGACTGCCGATTGTTTGTACGGCAACTGCATTGATCGGCGTATTGGCAGTTGAAGTGTTTGGCGTAGGTATGGTCTCCACGATATTGACCGTTTCGATAGGCATCGCAATTCTAAGGCTCATCGATCAACACGTTCCTCCTGCTTTGGCAGTAGGCTTGATCCCGCAAGTCATGAACGCGCCCGGCTGGAACTACCCAGTTGCTGTTGGCCTAGGATGCTCCGTACTGGTTGCGTTCTTCTTCGCTACAGAGGCGTTGAAGCCAACTTTCGCTCGGTTCCGTCATTTGCGTAATTGA
- a CDS encoding vWA domain-containing protein: MRAMATETKRGIKPFPTRSYNALGFSFILHFCLLAFLGLWQIGGGQPELHSIALRAVVIQELQPVKLLPRAPVELELQREIIEIADPQFSLAKMLDSLGGATGSYSYENSSVVSHQLRMPGLFTYGTGQGSGQAERDSGNAGGGMGLYQTPFGALVKELRQGLDLVIVFDSTSSMGAEITSLKLQILQLGRVMLQALPETRVAFVTYKDIGDSPSVAFSELTNDLTSLLRFLSFVEPVGGGFDVEEAVGLGLQQAISGYQFRDDAHKVVIILGDAPPRRADLPHSLFMAHQFHLLTKARVSTLSVRAASTFPEFGSIAHVGGGESVVLIDPRNALQELLLLVFGAANRAEAMRLLRLQ, from the coding sequence ATGCGAGCTATGGCAACGGAGACCAAGCGGGGCATCAAGCCGTTTCCAACCCGCTCCTACAACGCCTTGGGATTTAGTTTCATACTGCACTTCTGTCTGTTGGCGTTCCTTGGTTTGTGGCAGATTGGCGGCGGTCAACCGGAACTGCATTCGATAGCGCTGCGTGCGGTCGTCATCCAAGAACTTCAGCCAGTAAAACTACTCCCTCGAGCTCCTGTTGAGTTGGAACTTCAACGAGAGATCATTGAAATTGCCGACCCGCAATTTAGCCTGGCGAAAATGCTGGACAGTTTGGGGGGAGCGACGGGGAGCTATTCCTATGAGAACTCGAGCGTTGTGAGCCACCAATTGAGGATGCCTGGTTTGTTCACTTATGGCACGGGGCAGGGAAGCGGACAAGCGGAACGCGACTCCGGAAACGCTGGCGGAGGCATGGGGCTGTACCAGACTCCGTTTGGGGCGTTGGTGAAGGAACTCCGCCAAGGCCTGGACCTAGTGATTGTGTTTGATAGTACAAGCAGCATGGGGGCCGAGATCACCTCGCTGAAGCTTCAGATCTTGCAACTGGGACGCGTCATGTTGCAAGCTCTACCGGAAACACGTGTAGCCTTTGTGACTTACAAAGACATAGGAGACTCGCCTTCTGTGGCATTCTCCGAATTGACGAACGACCTTACGTCCCTTCTTCGATTCTTGTCGTTTGTCGAACCAGTGGGTGGTGGTTTCGACGTTGAGGAAGCGGTGGGACTGGGGCTACAACAAGCTATCTCCGGCTACCAGTTTCGCGATGATGCGCACAAAGTTGTAATCATCCTCGGCGATGCGCCGCCACGTCGGGCAGATCTGCCCCACTCCCTATTCATGGCTCACCAGTTCCATTTACTAACCAAGGCTCGCGTTAGCACGCTGTCAGTACGTGCTGCATCAACATTCCCCGAGTTTGGGAGCATTGCCCACGTCGGTGGAGGAGAATCCGTCGTGTTGATCGACCCACGAAATGCTCTGCAAGAATTGCTGCTCTTGGTATTTGGTGCGGCCAATCGAGCCGAAGCAATGCGACTGCTACGACTCCAGTGA
- a CDS encoding HD-GYP domain-containing protein, which translates to MNLVIRRKSWLIILLVGFQLAVSLVGVSLFANWGLLQVTRIVRVQVMKDNEQIAAQMARLILQLQPKAPSKGHQNWERVQTLVESISLPNDGFLCIIESDSGRLLCHPDLRTVPDMMSPAMIPLNQSKGQVSPIMKAEGMGWATMPDGNHLIAVHDIPSMGIRVLAHQREAGLLHAASSIIWPIQVGGSVVAGLLSLVVLVGGIWIVSGYENRLALINADLANLVKARTKSLMTTRNAVIFGLAKLAESRDTDTGEHLERIRVFSMLLARELQKTHRDITKDYIETLGLASSLHDIGKVGIPDKVLLKPGKFDAEERAIMETHAQLGAECLHAIETQLGEDDFLSMAHEIALWHHEKFDGTGYPMQIAGELIPLSARIVAVADVYDALISPRVYKRPMSHEQAASIIHKGSGQHFDPEIVAAFRSVEKTFMQITQAFHTSLNVKLPPPTKDSSTTRDCACV; encoded by the coding sequence ATGAATCTAGTCATTCGCCGAAAATCTTGGCTCATCATCCTGCTAGTCGGCTTCCAGCTAGCAGTATCGCTTGTAGGGGTCAGCCTGTTTGCGAATTGGGGACTTCTCCAAGTGACGAGAATTGTCCGCGTTCAAGTCATGAAGGACAACGAGCAAATCGCTGCCCAGATGGCACGCTTAATTCTGCAGTTACAGCCTAAAGCTCCCAGTAAAGGGCACCAAAACTGGGAAAGGGTGCAAACGTTAGTTGAGAGTATCTCGCTCCCTAACGACGGCTTTCTCTGCATTATTGAAAGTGATTCTGGACGACTTCTCTGTCACCCAGACTTGCGAACAGTACCTGACATGATGTCGCCCGCGATGATTCCTTTAAATCAATCGAAGGGCCAAGTTTCCCCCATCATGAAAGCGGAGGGTATGGGGTGGGCCACGATGCCGGATGGCAACCACTTAATCGCAGTACATGACATACCTAGCATGGGGATTCGAGTACTGGCGCATCAACGCGAGGCGGGGCTACTCCATGCGGCGAGCAGTATTATATGGCCAATCCAAGTGGGCGGATCAGTCGTTGCCGGTTTACTAAGTTTGGTGGTCTTGGTTGGTGGTATCTGGATTGTCTCAGGATACGAAAATCGCCTGGCACTTATAAACGCGGATCTCGCCAATCTCGTTAAGGCTCGTACAAAGTCTCTCATGACTACCCGCAACGCAGTAATTTTTGGGCTGGCAAAACTTGCAGAGTCAAGAGACACGGACACCGGGGAGCACTTGGAACGGATTCGCGTATTCTCGATGCTGCTAGCCCGAGAATTGCAAAAGACTCATCGCGACATTACAAAGGACTACATTGAAACGCTTGGACTGGCGTCTTCGCTGCATGACATCGGCAAAGTAGGTATACCGGACAAGGTGCTCTTGAAACCGGGCAAGTTCGATGCTGAAGAACGCGCAATCATGGAGACGCACGCCCAACTCGGCGCAGAATGTTTACACGCCATCGAAACACAACTTGGTGAAGACGATTTTCTCTCAATGGCACACGAGATTGCACTTTGGCATCATGAGAAGTTTGACGGAACTGGCTATCCGATGCAAATTGCTGGAGAATTGATACCGCTGAGTGCTCGAATAGTAGCTGTCGCAGATGTCTATGACGCCCTGATCAGCCCACGAGTGTACAAGCGGCCAATGTCGCATGAGCAAGCAGCCTCCATTATCCACAAGGGCTCGGGCCAGCACTTTGATCCAGAGATCGTTGCGGCTTTTCGATCTGTCGAAAAAACGTTCATGCAGATCACGCAAGCGTTTCATACCTCTCTTAATGTCAAGCTTCCGCCGCCCACAAAGGACTCCTCCACGACTAGAGATTGCGCATGCGTCTAG
- a CDS encoding esterase/lipase family protein: protein MFSLPNHDAMQMRIGLTVLSIILASEHCLAQSSPSGRLARSPEVEQNPVIVIHGILGSKLVDEDSEQVVWGTLRRFQFWTRRSPSTSMAHPMEFGVPLNLLRDNVRSAGTLAHLDLKVAGLPIEVEAYGGLMQALGIAGYRDSKQPSVLDTEQSEHFTCFQFDYDWRRDISENAALLDDFISEKDDYVAREYAVRFGIAQPSIKFDIVAHSMGGLLAHYYLRYGRQQLPNDGSLPVLDWNGCRKVEKAVFVGTPNTGSVLALRDLVNGYQPSILVPFQSPVVLGTMPSVYQLLPGDSQSTLVDAAGQHVNRNLFDPATWEAYQWGIVADEAERSLQQLLPQVADAAERRALARDHLAKCLYRAAQFRHSLEIPGQLPATTELHLFVGDQEKTPSIVQMVPRKCTLKVIAYEAGDDTTTLRSALAARSLPADQQHISSARCAIPWTTVTRVNASHRELPLAPQFISALIRILRVAPNSNIARE from the coding sequence ATGTTTTCTCTACCCAACCATGACGCGATGCAAATGCGTATTGGGCTGACTGTTTTATCAATTATCCTTGCATCTGAGCATTGTCTTGCCCAGAGTTCCCCCAGCGGCAGGTTAGCTCGATCTCCAGAGGTCGAACAGAACCCGGTCATTGTGATCCACGGGATACTGGGGTCGAAGCTCGTCGATGAAGACTCCGAACAAGTTGTCTGGGGTACTCTGCGACGATTTCAGTTTTGGACACGCAGGTCTCCGTCAACCAGCATGGCTCATCCCATGGAGTTCGGCGTACCACTGAATCTCCTGCGGGACAACGTGCGGAGCGCGGGCACTCTTGCGCACCTGGACCTCAAGGTTGCGGGGCTGCCGATTGAAGTTGAAGCCTATGGTGGGCTGATGCAAGCTCTTGGGATTGCCGGTTATCGAGATTCGAAACAGCCCAGCGTTTTGGATACGGAGCAGTCCGAACACTTCACATGCTTCCAATTTGATTACGATTGGCGGCGAGACATCAGCGAAAATGCGGCGCTACTCGACGATTTCATTTCCGAGAAGGACGACTACGTCGCTCGCGAATATGCCGTTCGTTTCGGAATCGCGCAGCCCTCTATCAAATTCGATATTGTCGCTCATTCCATGGGCGGCCTGTTGGCTCACTACTATTTGCGCTACGGTCGACAACAACTTCCCAACGACGGATCGCTCCCCGTCCTGGACTGGAATGGCTGCAGAAAGGTGGAGAAAGCGGTTTTCGTTGGCACTCCGAATACCGGCTCCGTTTTAGCGCTACGAGATCTGGTTAACGGCTATCAACCTTCAATACTCGTACCGTTCCAATCACCCGTAGTTCTTGGAACCATGCCTAGCGTATACCAACTGTTGCCTGGTGACAGTCAGAGTACGCTGGTGGATGCAGCTGGACAGCACGTTAATCGCAACCTTTTTGACCCGGCCACTTGGGAAGCTTACCAATGGGGGATCGTCGCGGATGAAGCCGAGCGTTCGCTACAGCAATTGTTGCCACAAGTTGCCGATGCGGCAGAACGCCGTGCCCTAGCCAGAGACCACTTGGCCAAGTGTCTTTACCGCGCGGCGCAGTTTCGCCACTCACTGGAGATTCCAGGGCAACTACCGGCGACAACAGAATTGCATCTCTTCGTCGGAGACCAGGAGAAAACACCCTCGATTGTGCAGATGGTTCCCAGGAAATGTACGCTAAAAGTTATCGCGTATGAAGCTGGAGACGACACCACGACACTTCGCAGCGCATTGGCCGCCCGCAGCCTTCCTGCTGACCAGCAACACATATCGTCGGCTAGATGCGCTATTCCCTGGACGACGGTGACCCGAGTCAACGCATCCCATCGGGAATTGCCGCTTGCTCCCCAGTTCATCTCGGCCCTGATAAGAATCTTAAGAGTAGCTCCAAATTCGAATATCGCCAGAGAATGA
- a CDS encoding mercuric reductase: protein MSYLQQLEPLDELNQALQANVHPLEWTNPTPTGRYNLVVIGAGTAGLVTAAGAAGLGAKVALIERGLMGGDCLNVGCVPSKALISAGRVAASARHAAGFGVRGTDAADVDFSAVMERLRRLRAQISPNDSAERFRKLGIDVFFGQASFVDSSTVDVNGTTLKFKRAVIASGARAAAPPIPGLDTVDYLTNENLFSLTELPKRLGVIGAGPIGCEMAQTFAQLGAEVFVVESEHGILPREDRDAAEIVQTSMLRDGVKLLCCGKQLAIRNDKGIRLSVESHGTVYDEPVDQLLVSVGRAPNVDNLNLETVGVEFHKKGITVNDRLQTTNPMIYAAGDVCSPYQFTHAADFMARIVIQNALFKGRKKASSLVIPWSTYTSPEIAHVGLYEHQAKEKGVEIDTYVQNFQEVDRAILESEENGFVKIHVKKGTDQIVGATIVARSAGDLISEVTLAMTNRIGLGTIASTIHPYPTQAEAIRKLGDQFNRTKLTPFVKSLFSKWLTWTR, encoded by the coding sequence AGCTTGAACCACTTGATGAATTGAACCAAGCACTTCAAGCAAATGTCCATCCGCTGGAATGGACCAATCCCACTCCAACAGGACGTTATAATCTCGTGGTGATCGGCGCGGGAACAGCTGGACTAGTGACCGCCGCCGGAGCAGCAGGACTGGGCGCTAAGGTCGCCCTCATCGAACGTGGTCTCATGGGTGGCGATTGTCTCAATGTTGGCTGCGTGCCATCCAAAGCCCTAATAAGCGCCGGCCGAGTTGCTGCGTCGGCGCGGCATGCAGCGGGATTTGGGGTGCGTGGAACAGACGCTGCCGACGTCGATTTTTCGGCTGTCATGGAGCGGCTGCGTCGCTTGCGAGCCCAAATTAGTCCCAACGACTCGGCAGAACGGTTCAGAAAGCTTGGCATCGACGTCTTTTTCGGTCAGGCCAGCTTTGTCGACTCCAGCACAGTGGATGTGAACGGGACAACGCTCAAGTTCAAGCGGGCGGTAATCGCGTCAGGCGCGCGCGCCGCCGCCCCCCCTATTCCTGGCCTAGACACTGTCGATTACCTAACGAACGAAAATCTGTTTTCGTTGACAGAACTTCCCAAACGCCTGGGAGTCATTGGCGCCGGCCCCATCGGCTGTGAGATGGCGCAGACGTTCGCGCAGCTTGGGGCTGAGGTATTTGTGGTCGAATCGGAACACGGCATTCTACCTCGCGAAGACCGCGATGCTGCCGAGATCGTACAAACGTCGATGCTTCGCGATGGTGTCAAACTCCTCTGTTGCGGCAAGCAGTTAGCTATCAGAAACGACAAGGGGATACGATTGTCTGTCGAGTCTCACGGAACCGTTTACGACGAGCCGGTAGATCAACTACTCGTTTCCGTGGGACGAGCTCCCAACGTCGACAATCTCAATCTAGAGACCGTCGGGGTCGAGTTTCATAAAAAGGGCATCACCGTCAACGATCGCTTGCAAACCACCAATCCGATGATCTACGCAGCGGGAGACGTTTGTTCGCCGTATCAATTCACGCACGCAGCTGACTTCATGGCGCGCATCGTCATCCAGAATGCTCTTTTTAAAGGTCGGAAGAAGGCCAGTTCGTTGGTGATCCCCTGGTCGACTTACACCTCGCCTGAAATCGCACACGTCGGTCTTTACGAACATCAGGCAAAGGAGAAGGGCGTCGAAATTGACACCTACGTCCAAAACTTTCAGGAGGTGGACCGAGCCATCTTGGAGAGTGAAGAAAACGGCTTTGTCAAAATTCACGTGAAGAAAGGAACGGATCAGATCGTCGGCGCAACGATCGTTGCGCGCTCAGCGGGCGACTTGATATCGGAGGTGACTCTGGCGATGACTAACCGAATTGGGCTCGGGACAATCGCGTCTACGATCCACCCGTATCCGACGCAAGCTGAAGCCATCCGAAAACTCGGCGATCAATTCAATCGAACTAAGCTAACGCCCTTTGTGAAGTCACTATTTAGCAAGTGGCTTACCTGGACCAGGTAG